From one Lycium ferocissimum isolate CSIRO_LF1 chromosome 5, AGI_CSIRO_Lferr_CH_V1, whole genome shotgun sequence genomic stretch:
- the LOC132055442 gene encoding pentatricopeptide repeat-containing protein At1g62914, mitochondrial-like isoform X2, which translates to MGPGSTLVADALVKVFAANKLLDHAIDVVNQVKKMGLEPSIYSCNYLLKCLAEASRGENLVTLFEAMKTFGPSPNVRTYTILMNFYCTNHSGQQPKVDIKEAYKILKEMWEIHISPSAATYSVWVRGLCRVGCPHVALKFIRMLRYENQPLNSYCYNAIIHGFCAEGEVKKAISVFEEMSNSGITPDICSYSILVDGFCKFESIDGGLCLIQGMQENNIKPTPISYSSILKGLCEIGAAKIANDCFHDLMNSGCKVDQTAYDILITGFCAQGDLSSAHELLEEMINNHLAPDASIYERLIRASCHAGSADTAMKYRNMMVQGGFLPDTVTCNFIVKQYCTDGHVMGALNLVDEMMDQGIVPNLYTYNVVINQLCKDENTEEREGRVLEALHLIDEMVDQGIVPDLYTYNVVVHKLCKDINAQKALEVITVMLKRDMFPNVIILNTLIDGFIKRSYFKKANMFYRGMLKLEITPNVTTYTILIGMLCERRKVKDVYRRRKVKKAYTLFRKMIREGINPDKICYTSMIAGLCGIEDVNKACALFREMQKGELLPTVVTYTCLIDIFCKLDQMDEAKKLLKMMVRQNISPDVKTYSCFIDKFCKLHRMDEAEMLFDRMRKENISPDVVTYKIMIKGYEMVGNSDLAYEMTDEMRQVFNIPDDSI; encoded by the exons ATGGGTCCAG GTTCAACTCTTGTAGCTGATGCACTAGTCAAGGTGTTTGCTGCAAATAAACTGCTTGATCATGCTATTGACGTCGTTAATCAGGTTAAGAAAATGGGGCTTGAACCAAGTATTTATTCATGTAATTACTTACTAAAATGCTTGGCAGAAGCAAGTCGGGGGGAGAATCTTGTAACATTATTTGAAGCAATGAAGACCTTTGGACCTTCGCCTAATGTGAGGACATACACAATCTTGATGAACTTCTACTGCACAAATCATTCAGGGCAGCAACCGAAGGTAGATATAAAAGAAGCCTATAAGATTCTgaaagaaatgtgggaaattCATATCAGTCCTTCTGCTGCAACGTATAGTGTATGGGTCCGTGGACTCTGTAGAGTTGGATGCCCTCATGTTGCTTTGAAATTCATTCGGATGCTGAGGTATGAGAACCAACCTCTGAATTCTTACTGCTACAATGCTATTATTCATGGATTTTGTGCTGAAGGCGAAGTAAAGAAAGCTATTAGTGTTTTTGAAGAGATGAGTAATTCTGGAATAACACCAGATATATGTAGCTATAGCATTCTTGTCGATGGATTCTGCAAATTCGAGAGTATTGATGGAGGTTTATGTCTTATTCAGGGTATGCAAGAAAACAACATCAAGCCTACCCCAATTAGCTATAGCTCAATTCTTAAGGGTTTGTGCGAAATCGGAGCAGCGAAAATTGCAAACGATTGTTTTCATGACCTTATGAATTCTGGGTGCAAAGTTGACCAAACAGCTTACGACATCTTAATTACTGGATTTTGTGCTCAAGGAGATCTGAGTTCAGCGCACGAGCTACTGGAGGAGATGATAAACAATCACTTGGCTCCTGATGCTTCAATTTATGAGAGATTAATTCGTGCTTCCTGCCATGCGGGGTCCGCTGATACAGCGATGAAGTACAGAAATATGATGGTACAAGGAGGTTTCCTGCCTGATACCGTTACCTGCAATTTTATTGTTAAGCAGTACTGTACTGATGGGCATGTGATGGGAGCTTTGAACCTGGTTGATGAAATGATGGATCAAGGCATCGTCCCCAACTTGTATACGTATAACGTAGTCATTAACCAGTTGTGCAAAGATGAAAACACCGAAGAGAGAGAAGGGCGTGTGTTGGAAGCTTTGCATCTGATTGATGAAATGGTGGACCAAGGCATCGTCCCGGACTTGTATACCTATAATGTAGTCGTTCACAAGTTGTGCAAAGATATAAATGCACAGAAGGCGTTGGAGGTAATCACGGTGATGCTTAAGAGGGACATGTTTCCCAATGTTATAATTCTTAATACTCTTATTGATGGATTTATTAAACGGTCCTATTTTAAGAAGGCTAACATGTTTTATAGGGGAATGCTAAAACTTGAGATTACTCCTAACGTCACCACGTACACAATTCTTATTGGCATGTTATGCGAGCGGAGGAAAGTGAAAGATGTCTACAGACggagaaaagtgaaaaaagcgTATACACTATTTAGGAAAATGATCAGGGAGGGTATAAATCCTGATAAGATCTGTTACACCTCCATGATTGCTGGTCTTTGTGGAATTGAAGACGTGAACAAGGCTTGTGCTTTGTTCCGTGAGATGCAAAAAGGAGAACTCTTGCCTACTGTTGTTACTTATACTTGCCTCATTGATATATTTTGCAAGTTAGATCAGATGGACGAGGCCAAGAAATTGTTAAAAATGATGGTAAGACAGAACATCTCTCCTGATGTCAAGACTTATAGTTGCTTCATTGATAAATTTTGCAAGTTACATCGGATGGATGAGGCCGAGATGTTGTTTGATAGAATGAGAAAAGAGAACAtctctcctgatgttgtcacttATAAAATAATGATCAAGGGATATGAAATGGTTGGAAATTCTGATCTAGCTTATGAGATGACTGATGAGATGCGGCAAGTTTTTAACATTCCTGACGATAGTATTTGA
- the LOC132055442 gene encoding pentatricopeptide repeat-containing protein At5g01110-like isoform X3 — protein MKTFGPSPNVRTYTILMNFYCTNHSGQQPKVDIKEAYKILKEMWEIHISPSAATYSVWVRGLCRVGCPHVALKFIRMLRYENQPLNSYCYNAIIHGFCAEGEVKKAISVFEEMSNSGITPDICSYSILVDGFCKFESIDGGLCLIQGMQENNIKPTPISYSSILKGLCEIGAAKIANDCFHDLMNSGCKVDQTAYDILITGFCAQGDLSSAHELLEEMINNHLAPDASIYERLIRASCHAGSADTAMKYRNMMVQGGFLPDTVTCNFIVKQYCTDGHVMGALNLVDEMMDQGIVPNLYTYNVVINQLCKDENTEEREGRVLEALHLIDEMVDQGIVPDLYTYNVVVHKLCKDINAQKALEVITVMLKRDMFPNVIILNTLIDGFIKRSYFKKANMFYRGMLKLEITPNVTTYTILIGMLCERRKVKDVYRRRKVKKAYTLFRKMIREGINPDKICYTSMIAGLCGIEDVNKACALFREMQKGELLPTVVTYTCLIDIFCKLDQMDEAKKLLKMMVRQNISPDVKTYSCFIDKFCKLHRMDEAEMLFDRMRKENISPDVVTYKIMIKGYEMVGNSDLAYEMTDEMRQVFNIPDDSI, from the coding sequence ATGAAGACCTTTGGACCTTCGCCTAATGTGAGGACATACACAATCTTGATGAACTTCTACTGCACAAATCATTCAGGGCAGCAACCGAAGGTAGATATAAAAGAAGCCTATAAGATTCTgaaagaaatgtgggaaattCATATCAGTCCTTCTGCTGCAACGTATAGTGTATGGGTCCGTGGACTCTGTAGAGTTGGATGCCCTCATGTTGCTTTGAAATTCATTCGGATGCTGAGGTATGAGAACCAACCTCTGAATTCTTACTGCTACAATGCTATTATTCATGGATTTTGTGCTGAAGGCGAAGTAAAGAAAGCTATTAGTGTTTTTGAAGAGATGAGTAATTCTGGAATAACACCAGATATATGTAGCTATAGCATTCTTGTCGATGGATTCTGCAAATTCGAGAGTATTGATGGAGGTTTATGTCTTATTCAGGGTATGCAAGAAAACAACATCAAGCCTACCCCAATTAGCTATAGCTCAATTCTTAAGGGTTTGTGCGAAATCGGAGCAGCGAAAATTGCAAACGATTGTTTTCATGACCTTATGAATTCTGGGTGCAAAGTTGACCAAACAGCTTACGACATCTTAATTACTGGATTTTGTGCTCAAGGAGATCTGAGTTCAGCGCACGAGCTACTGGAGGAGATGATAAACAATCACTTGGCTCCTGATGCTTCAATTTATGAGAGATTAATTCGTGCTTCCTGCCATGCGGGGTCCGCTGATACAGCGATGAAGTACAGAAATATGATGGTACAAGGAGGTTTCCTGCCTGATACCGTTACCTGCAATTTTATTGTTAAGCAGTACTGTACTGATGGGCATGTGATGGGAGCTTTGAACCTGGTTGATGAAATGATGGATCAAGGCATCGTCCCCAACTTGTATACGTATAACGTAGTCATTAACCAGTTGTGCAAAGATGAAAACACCGAAGAGAGAGAAGGGCGTGTGTTGGAAGCTTTGCATCTGATTGATGAAATGGTGGACCAAGGCATCGTCCCGGACTTGTATACCTATAATGTAGTCGTTCACAAGTTGTGCAAAGATATAAATGCACAGAAGGCGTTGGAGGTAATCACGGTGATGCTTAAGAGGGACATGTTTCCCAATGTTATAATTCTTAATACTCTTATTGATGGATTTATTAAACGGTCCTATTTTAAGAAGGCTAACATGTTTTATAGGGGAATGCTAAAACTTGAGATTACTCCTAACGTCACCACGTACACAATTCTTATTGGCATGTTATGCGAGCGGAGGAAAGTGAAAGATGTCTACAGACggagaaaagtgaaaaaagcgTATACACTATTTAGGAAAATGATCAGGGAGGGTATAAATCCTGATAAGATCTGTTACACCTCCATGATTGCTGGTCTTTGTGGAATTGAAGACGTGAACAAGGCTTGTGCTTTGTTCCGTGAGATGCAAAAAGGAGAACTCTTGCCTACTGTTGTTACTTATACTTGCCTCATTGATATATTTTGCAAGTTAGATCAGATGGACGAGGCCAAGAAATTGTTAAAAATGATGGTAAGACAGAACATCTCTCCTGATGTCAAGACTTATAGTTGCTTCATTGATAAATTTTGCAAGTTACATCGGATGGATGAGGCCGAGATGTTGTTTGATAGAATGAGAAAAGAGAACAtctctcctgatgttgtcacttATAAAATAATGATCAAGGGATATGAAATGGTTGGAAATTCTGATCTAGCTTATGAGATGACTGATGAGATGCGGCAAGTTTTTAACATTCCTGACGATAGTATTTGA
- the LOC132055442 gene encoding pentatricopeptide repeat-containing protein At1g09900-like isoform X4 yields MGPGMLPRKSSFNLLFKGQIMIKEKSLCRKYYYGASSVPLLYDPDKAVVLPIRKSHSCKGRKLYSVVVRVCKSLSWEVAKEIPFKRTLKKYGLSHSINAYSMMIDTFAIAGMDMEVHTLLKQMIFDLQKAGVDLLKVTYLNNTTGSTLVADALVKVFAANKLLDHAIDVVNQVKKMGLEPSIYSCNYLLKCLAEASRGENLVTLFEAMKTFGPSPNVRTYTILMNFYCTNHSGQQPKVDIKEAYKILKEMWEIHISPSAATYSVWVRGLCRVGCPHVALKFIRMLRYENQPLNSYCYNAIIHGFCAEGEVKKAISVFEEMSNSGITPDICSYSILVDGFCKFESIDGGLCLIQGMQENNIKPTPISYSSILKGLCEIGAAKIANDCFHDLMNSGCKVDQTAYDILITGFCAQGDLSSAHELLEEMINNHLAPDASIYERLIRASCHAGSADTAMKYRNMMVQGGFLPDTVTCNFIVKQYCTDGHVMGALNLVDEMMDQGIVPNLYTYNVVINQLCKDENTEEREGRVLEALHLIDEMVDQGIVPDLYTYNVVVHKLCKDINAQKALEGNAKT; encoded by the exons ATGGGTCCAGGTATGTTACCAAGAAAATCTTCCTTCAACCTGTTATTCAAGGGTCAAAttatgataaaagaaaaaagccTTTGTAGAAAGTACTATTATGGTGCTTCTTCAGTACCTTTGTTGTATGATCCTGATAAAGCTGTTGTTTTACCAATAAGAAAATCACATAGCTGCAAAGGTCGCAAGCTGTATTCAGTTGTAGTTAGAGTATGCAAATCTTTGAGTTGGGAAGTTGCAAAAGAGATCCCTTTTAAAAGAACTCTGAAAAAGTATGGCTTGTCTCATTCAATAAATGCTTATAGCATGATGATAGATACATTTGCCATTGCTGGAATGGATATGGAAGTGCACACACTTCTTAAACAAATGATTTTCGACTTGCAGAAGGCTGGTGTCGACTTACTTAAGGTAACATATCTTAATAATACTACAGGTTCAACTCTTGTAGCTGATGCACTAGTCAAGGTGTTTGCTGCAAATAAACTGCTTGATCATGCTATTGACGTCGTTAATCAGGTTAAGAAAATGGGGCTTGAACCAAGTATTTATTCATGTAATTACTTACTAAAATGCTTGGCAGAAGCAAGTCGGGGGGAGAATCTTGTAACATTATTTGAAGCAATGAAGACCTTTGGACCTTCGCCTAATGTGAGGACATACACAATCTTGATGAACTTCTACTGCACAAATCATTCAGGGCAGCAACCGAAGGTAGATATAAAAGAAGCCTATAAGATTCTgaaagaaatgtgggaaattCATATCAGTCCTTCTGCTGCAACGTATAGTGTATGGGTCCGTGGACTCTGTAGAGTTGGATGCCCTCATGTTGCTTTGAAATTCATTCGGATGCTGAGGTATGAGAACCAACCTCTGAATTCTTACTGCTACAATGCTATTATTCATGGATTTTGTGCTGAAGGCGAAGTAAAGAAAGCTATTAGTGTTTTTGAAGAGATGAGTAATTCTGGAATAACACCAGATATATGTAGCTATAGCATTCTTGTCGATGGATTCTGCAAATTCGAGAGTATTGATGGAGGTTTATGTCTTATTCAGGGTATGCAAGAAAACAACATCAAGCCTACCCCAATTAGCTATAGCTCAATTCTTAAGGGTTTGTGCGAAATCGGAGCAGCGAAAATTGCAAACGATTGTTTTCATGACCTTATGAATTCTGGGTGCAAAGTTGACCAAACAGCTTACGACATCTTAATTACTGGATTTTGTGCTCAAGGAGATCTGAGTTCAGCGCACGAGCTACTGGAGGAGATGATAAACAATCACTTGGCTCCTGATGCTTCAATTTATGAGAGATTAATTCGTGCTTCCTGCCATGCGGGGTCCGCTGATACAGCGATGAAGTACAGAAATATGATGGTACAAGGAGGTTTCCTGCCTGATACCGTTACCTGCAATTTTATTGTTAAGCAGTACTGTACTGATGGGCATGTGATGGGAGCTTTGAACCTGGTTGATGAAATGATGGATCAAGGCATCGTCCCCAACTTGTATACGTATAACGTAGTCATTAACCAGTTGTGCAAAGATGAAAACACCGAAGAGAGAGAAGGGCGTGTGTTGGAAGCTTTGCATCTGATTGATGAAATGGTGGACCAAGGCATCGTCCCGGACTTGTATACCTATAATGTAGTCGTTCACAAGTTGTGCAAAGATATAAATGCACAGAAGGCGTTGGAG GGGAATGCTAAAACTTGA
- the LOC132055442 gene encoding pentatricopeptide repeat-containing protein At1g62914, mitochondrial-like isoform X1: MGPGMLPRKSSFNLLFKGQIMIKEKSLCRKYYYGASSVPLLYDPDKAVVLPIRKSHSCKGRKLYSVVVRVCKSLSWEVAKEIPFKRTLKKYGLSHSINAYSMMIDTFAIAGMDMEVHTLLKQMIFDLQKAGVDLLKVTYLNNTTGSTLVADALVKVFAANKLLDHAIDVVNQVKKMGLEPSIYSCNYLLKCLAEASRGENLVTLFEAMKTFGPSPNVRTYTILMNFYCTNHSGQQPKVDIKEAYKILKEMWEIHISPSAATYSVWVRGLCRVGCPHVALKFIRMLRYENQPLNSYCYNAIIHGFCAEGEVKKAISVFEEMSNSGITPDICSYSILVDGFCKFESIDGGLCLIQGMQENNIKPTPISYSSILKGLCEIGAAKIANDCFHDLMNSGCKVDQTAYDILITGFCAQGDLSSAHELLEEMINNHLAPDASIYERLIRASCHAGSADTAMKYRNMMVQGGFLPDTVTCNFIVKQYCTDGHVMGALNLVDEMMDQGIVPNLYTYNVVINQLCKDENTEEREGRVLEALHLIDEMVDQGIVPDLYTYNVVVHKLCKDINAQKALEVITVMLKRDMFPNVIILNTLIDGFIKRSYFKKANMFYRGMLKLEITPNVTTYTILIGMLCERRKVKDVYRRRKVKKAYTLFRKMIREGINPDKICYTSMIAGLCGIEDVNKACALFREMQKGELLPTVVTYTCLIDIFCKLDQMDEAKKLLKMMVRQNISPDVKTYSCFIDKFCKLHRMDEAEMLFDRMRKENISPDVVTYKIMIKGYEMVGNSDLAYEMTDEMRQVFNIPDDSI, encoded by the coding sequence ATGGGTCCAGGTATGTTACCAAGAAAATCTTCCTTCAACCTGTTATTCAAGGGTCAAAttatgataaaagaaaaaagccTTTGTAGAAAGTACTATTATGGTGCTTCTTCAGTACCTTTGTTGTATGATCCTGATAAAGCTGTTGTTTTACCAATAAGAAAATCACATAGCTGCAAAGGTCGCAAGCTGTATTCAGTTGTAGTTAGAGTATGCAAATCTTTGAGTTGGGAAGTTGCAAAAGAGATCCCTTTTAAAAGAACTCTGAAAAAGTATGGCTTGTCTCATTCAATAAATGCTTATAGCATGATGATAGATACATTTGCCATTGCTGGAATGGATATGGAAGTGCACACACTTCTTAAACAAATGATTTTCGACTTGCAGAAGGCTGGTGTCGACTTACTTAAGGTAACATATCTTAATAATACTACAGGTTCAACTCTTGTAGCTGATGCACTAGTCAAGGTGTTTGCTGCAAATAAACTGCTTGATCATGCTATTGACGTCGTTAATCAGGTTAAGAAAATGGGGCTTGAACCAAGTATTTATTCATGTAATTACTTACTAAAATGCTTGGCAGAAGCAAGTCGGGGGGAGAATCTTGTAACATTATTTGAAGCAATGAAGACCTTTGGACCTTCGCCTAATGTGAGGACATACACAATCTTGATGAACTTCTACTGCACAAATCATTCAGGGCAGCAACCGAAGGTAGATATAAAAGAAGCCTATAAGATTCTgaaagaaatgtgggaaattCATATCAGTCCTTCTGCTGCAACGTATAGTGTATGGGTCCGTGGACTCTGTAGAGTTGGATGCCCTCATGTTGCTTTGAAATTCATTCGGATGCTGAGGTATGAGAACCAACCTCTGAATTCTTACTGCTACAATGCTATTATTCATGGATTTTGTGCTGAAGGCGAAGTAAAGAAAGCTATTAGTGTTTTTGAAGAGATGAGTAATTCTGGAATAACACCAGATATATGTAGCTATAGCATTCTTGTCGATGGATTCTGCAAATTCGAGAGTATTGATGGAGGTTTATGTCTTATTCAGGGTATGCAAGAAAACAACATCAAGCCTACCCCAATTAGCTATAGCTCAATTCTTAAGGGTTTGTGCGAAATCGGAGCAGCGAAAATTGCAAACGATTGTTTTCATGACCTTATGAATTCTGGGTGCAAAGTTGACCAAACAGCTTACGACATCTTAATTACTGGATTTTGTGCTCAAGGAGATCTGAGTTCAGCGCACGAGCTACTGGAGGAGATGATAAACAATCACTTGGCTCCTGATGCTTCAATTTATGAGAGATTAATTCGTGCTTCCTGCCATGCGGGGTCCGCTGATACAGCGATGAAGTACAGAAATATGATGGTACAAGGAGGTTTCCTGCCTGATACCGTTACCTGCAATTTTATTGTTAAGCAGTACTGTACTGATGGGCATGTGATGGGAGCTTTGAACCTGGTTGATGAAATGATGGATCAAGGCATCGTCCCCAACTTGTATACGTATAACGTAGTCATTAACCAGTTGTGCAAAGATGAAAACACCGAAGAGAGAGAAGGGCGTGTGTTGGAAGCTTTGCATCTGATTGATGAAATGGTGGACCAAGGCATCGTCCCGGACTTGTATACCTATAATGTAGTCGTTCACAAGTTGTGCAAAGATATAAATGCACAGAAGGCGTTGGAGGTAATCACGGTGATGCTTAAGAGGGACATGTTTCCCAATGTTATAATTCTTAATACTCTTATTGATGGATTTATTAAACGGTCCTATTTTAAGAAGGCTAACATGTTTTATAGGGGAATGCTAAAACTTGAGATTACTCCTAACGTCACCACGTACACAATTCTTATTGGCATGTTATGCGAGCGGAGGAAAGTGAAAGATGTCTACAGACggagaaaagtgaaaaaagcgTATACACTATTTAGGAAAATGATCAGGGAGGGTATAAATCCTGATAAGATCTGTTACACCTCCATGATTGCTGGTCTTTGTGGAATTGAAGACGTGAACAAGGCTTGTGCTTTGTTCCGTGAGATGCAAAAAGGAGAACTCTTGCCTACTGTTGTTACTTATACTTGCCTCATTGATATATTTTGCAAGTTAGATCAGATGGACGAGGCCAAGAAATTGTTAAAAATGATGGTAAGACAGAACATCTCTCCTGATGTCAAGACTTATAGTTGCTTCATTGATAAATTTTGCAAGTTACATCGGATGGATGAGGCCGAGATGTTGTTTGATAGAATGAGAAAAGAGAACAtctctcctgatgttgtcacttATAAAATAATGATCAAGGGATATGAAATGGTTGGAAATTCTGATCTAGCTTATGAGATGACTGATGAGATGCGGCAAGTTTTTAACATTCCTGACGATAGTATTTGA